The stretch of DNA CGGGCGCAATCACGCCCAGCTTGCCCTGCATGCCCAGCAGCTCCGCGGCGCGCGAGGTGGCCGAGCGGATGGCCTCGGCCGGCGTCATGCCGAACTCCGCCATGCGCGTGAACTCCTGCGCCATGGGCTCGGTCCAAGGAAAGCCACCCGTATCGGTGCCGAAGGCGATCTTCAC from Terriglobales bacterium encodes:
- a CDS encoding amidohydrolase family protein, yielding VKIAFGTDTGGFPWTEPMAQEFTRMAEFGMTPAEAIRSATSRAAELLGMQGKLGVIAPGAYADVIAVAGDPLKDVQELERVKFVMKDGKIYSCAICDMRSEK